The window TAAGCTGCTTCCTACAGCAACTGCTATTAAAGCGCGAGGTAATCTAACGGTTGCAATTACTATATGTTCATTGGAGCCGTTATTATTTTGAAAAGCATCTAGTACCATCTTCCAAGATGTTTGTGTATATCCGTAAACTATACTTGCGCACATCAATAAGACTAATATAAGAACAATAATGATTAGCCCAAGTAGTTTTTGTCCATTTGTTTTTAATAACATAATATTAACCTTCCTAGAATCCATAAATTAATCTATTTATCACCTAGTCTATTGCAAGTTATAAGGAGTGTCAATGAGCTTGATAATCATTTTCAAATAAATGTTGACATAGGATAATTTCGGAACTATTATAAAGCTTGTATTGAAAATGATTATCAATAAGATTTATATTTGGGAGGAAAGCTAAGTGATTAATATGAAACGTTTTTTCGTTATGATTTCAATATTTTCTTTATTGCTATTAGCAGCGTGCGGACAAACAAAAGAAGACACTGCTACAACAGGAAATGAAGACAAAGAAGATAATAGCTACACAGTTGAACATGCTATGGGTACTACTACGATTGAAAAAGCACCCGAAAAGGTTGTAATTCTTACTAACGAAGGTACAGAAGCATTACTTGCATTAGGAGTAACTCCTGTTGGTGCTGTTCAATCTTGGCTAGGTGATCCTTGGTACGACCACATTAAAGAAGACATGACAGACGTTGAAGTTGTGGGTGTAGAGCATGAAGTGAATTTAGAAAAAATTGCAGCCTTAAAACCCGATTTAATTATCGGAAACAAAATACGTCAAGAAGCTGTTTACGACCAGTTAAGTGCAATTGCCCCAACAGTATTTTCTGATACACTACGAGGCGATTGGAAAGAAAACTTTACGTTATATGCTAAAGCATTGAATCTTGAGGAAGAAGGAAAAGAAGTATTAAGTCAATTTGATGCTCATCTAGATGAAGTTAAACAAAATCTAGGAGATAAAGTGAACCAAGAAATTTCTGTTGTACGCTTTATGGCTGGTTCATCTAGAATTTATTATACTGATTCATTCTCAGGAGTTATTTTTGATCAATTAGGATTTAAACGTGCTTCACAGCAAACGGAACTTTTTACTGCTGATAACAAACTTGGTAACTTAGCGATTGAGGTTGGTAAAGAAGTTATTCCGAAAATGGACGCTGATGTACTATTCTATTTCACATATGCACCACAAGGCGATCAAGCTGCCTTAGATA is drawn from Psychrobacillus sp. INOP01 and contains these coding sequences:
- a CDS encoding ABC transporter substrate-binding protein, giving the protein MKRFFVMISIFSLLLLAACGQTKEDTATTGNEDKEDNSYTVEHAMGTTTIEKAPEKVVILTNEGTEALLALGVTPVGAVQSWLGDPWYDHIKEDMTDVEVVGVEHEVNLEKIAALKPDLIIGNKIRQEAVYDQLSAIAPTVFSDTLRGDWKENFTLYAKALNLEEEGKEVLSQFDAHLDEVKQNLGDKVNQEISVVRFMAGSSRIYYTDSFSGVIFDQLGFKRASQQTELFTADNKLGNLAIEVGKEVIPKMDADVLFYFTYAPQGDQAALDTATEWTNDPLWKNLNAVKSGNVHEVSDAVWNTAGGVLAANIMLDEIEDIFNNK